Proteins from a genomic interval of Stenotrophomonas maltophilia R551-3:
- a CDS encoding ShlB/FhaC/HecB family hemolysin secretion/activation protein, which yields MEQGRNVRSRALQWRLSVAVALAMAGFQAPAWAQVVSPEQELLRQQERERALREQQESTPDVRLQPATEDLGHLPADESPCFTINSIVLQGDLAERFRWALAAADPRSDPATGRCLGTAGVDIVMKRVQNAIIERGYVTTRILAAPQDLKTGILTLTVVPGRVNAIRFADGEGRTPALWNAVRVARGEVLNLRDIEQALENLQRVPTATVDIQIAPPADGAAAKPGESDLVISWQQARLVRVNLTLDDAGSQSTGKMQAGTTVSVDNAAGLSDLFYINVGKSVLNGSERGTDSWAVHYSVPLGGWLLGANASNFDYEQTVAGAFENYVYSGSSRNAELRLTRMLFRNARAKTSMYARGWYRESDNFINDTEIEVQRRRMAGWELGLGHRHFIGKATLDVNLAYRKGTGAFNALRAPEEAFGEGTAHGRIYTADAQLLLPLQWGKQSLRYVGSWRAQWNRSPLVPQDRFSIGGRYTVRGFDGEMSLTGERGWLLRNEVGVPLGSGVEAYVAVDHGRVAGPSTARLLGDRLTGTALGLRGGTRHVNWDAFVGSPLSRPRGFQTAYTTFGMNLGISF from the coding sequence GTGGAACAGGGACGTAATGTACGCAGCCGCGCGTTGCAGTGGCGGTTGTCCGTGGCTGTGGCACTGGCCATGGCCGGTTTCCAGGCACCGGCCTGGGCGCAGGTGGTGTCACCGGAGCAGGAGTTGCTGCGGCAGCAGGAGCGCGAGCGCGCGCTGCGGGAACAACAGGAATCCACGCCGGATGTCCGGCTGCAGCCGGCCACCGAAGACCTCGGCCATCTGCCGGCTGACGAATCACCCTGCTTCACCATCAACAGCATCGTGCTGCAGGGCGATCTGGCCGAACGCTTCCGTTGGGCACTGGCGGCAGCCGATCCGCGCAGCGACCCCGCAACCGGGCGCTGTCTGGGTACTGCCGGCGTGGACATCGTGATGAAGCGCGTGCAGAACGCGATCATCGAACGCGGTTACGTCACCACGCGCATTCTCGCCGCGCCCCAGGACCTGAAGACCGGCATCCTGACGCTCACGGTCGTGCCGGGACGCGTCAATGCCATCCGTTTCGCCGACGGCGAAGGCCGTACCCCCGCCCTCTGGAACGCGGTGCGGGTGGCACGCGGCGAAGTACTGAACCTGCGTGACATCGAGCAGGCGCTGGAAAACCTGCAGCGCGTGCCGACCGCGACAGTGGACATCCAGATCGCGCCCCCGGCCGACGGCGCGGCAGCCAAGCCGGGCGAGAGCGACCTGGTGATCAGCTGGCAGCAGGCGCGCCTGGTACGGGTCAACCTGACACTGGACGATGCCGGGAGCCAGTCCACCGGCAAGATGCAGGCGGGTACCACAGTGTCGGTGGACAACGCGGCCGGTCTCAGCGATCTGTTCTACATCAACGTGGGCAAATCGGTACTCAACGGCAGTGAGCGTGGCACCGACAGCTGGGCGGTGCATTACAGCGTGCCGCTGGGCGGATGGTTGCTGGGCGCCAACGCCAGCAACTTCGACTATGAGCAGACCGTTGCCGGCGCATTCGAGAACTACGTCTACAGTGGCTCCAGCCGCAACGCCGAGCTGCGCCTGACGCGCATGCTGTTCCGCAACGCGCGCGCCAAGACCAGCATGTACGCGCGCGGCTGGTACCGCGAATCGGACAACTTCATCAACGATACCGAGATCGAAGTGCAGCGCCGCCGCATGGCGGGCTGGGAGCTGGGCCTGGGCCACCGTCACTTCATCGGCAAGGCGACCCTGGATGTGAACCTGGCGTACCGCAAGGGTACCGGCGCCTTCAACGCGCTGCGTGCGCCGGAAGAGGCCTTTGGCGAAGGTACGGCGCATGGCCGCATCTATACCGCGGACGCGCAGTTGCTGCTGCCCTTGCAGTGGGGCAAGCAGAGCCTGCGCTACGTCGGCAGCTGGCGCGCGCAGTGGAACCGCTCGCCGCTGGTGCCGCAGGATCGGTTCTCGATTGGTGGCCGCTACACCGTGCGGGGCTTTGATGGCGAAATGTCGCTGACCGGTGAACGTGGCTGGTTGCTGCGCAATGAAGTGGGCGTGCCCCTGGGCAGTGGCGTGGAAGCCTACGTCGCCGTTGATCACGGGCGTGTCGCCGGCCCGTCCACGGCCCGGCTGCTGGGCGACCGGCTTACCGGTACCGCACTCGGACTTCGCGGCGGCACCCGCCATGTCAACTGGGACGCCTTTGTCGGCAGCCCGTTGTCCAGGCCGCGCGGTTTCCAGACCGCCTACACCACGTTTGGAATGAACCTGGGCATCTCGTTCTGA